Proteins found in one Prosthecobacter sp. genomic segment:
- a CDS encoding tetratricopeptide repeat protein produces the protein MKNARHPLIAFSLLAVILVSSPLLLAQQTQRVDEKELRTWADRGDADAQFELGLRMITGEGVKKNLEEGVKSVEKAAKQKHLRAQHIMGTLYEDGVGVKKDLTKAAEWYRISADLGFALSQHSLAVLYEEGKGVKKDTAKAAEWFKKAAEQGNPPSQTAYASKLERGDGVSKSTARAALWYLKAAQQDFVPAMTRLANLYYTGQGVPVDYRRAGAWYHRAARSEDPWASNNLAWFLATCPEDNLHNGENAVLLARRALKLVAEVVQSDEQPYEMIDTMAAALARNGEFREAELWQKRCITMLNEDKNLPEEDRKKLQDEFSTRLNLYQKATPFAEPDPKGEDGAEPLPQDTILQDEGLPEGKPRQKTTPKGGRGTVV, from the coding sequence GGATGAGAAAGAACTGCGTACATGGGCAGATCGTGGTGATGCGGACGCACAGTTTGAGCTCGGTCTGCGGATGATCACCGGCGAAGGGGTGAAGAAGAATCTCGAGGAAGGTGTGAAATCTGTCGAGAAGGCGGCGAAGCAGAAGCACCTGCGCGCGCAGCATATCATGGGCACCCTTTATGAAGACGGGGTCGGTGTGAAGAAGGATCTGACCAAGGCGGCGGAGTGGTATCGCATCTCGGCCGATCTTGGCTTTGCACTCTCGCAGCACAGCCTGGCCGTCTTGTATGAGGAAGGCAAAGGGGTGAAAAAAGATACAGCCAAGGCCGCCGAATGGTTCAAAAAAGCCGCAGAGCAGGGGAATCCGCCTTCGCAGACCGCGTATGCATCGAAGCTTGAGCGTGGAGATGGCGTGTCCAAAAGCACCGCCAGGGCCGCCCTGTGGTATCTCAAGGCCGCGCAGCAGGACTTTGTGCCTGCGATGACGCGTCTCGCCAATCTGTACTACACTGGGCAGGGTGTGCCGGTGGATTATCGTCGTGCCGGAGCCTGGTATCATCGTGCGGCACGCTCCGAAGATCCGTGGGCCTCCAACAATCTTGCATGGTTCCTTGCCACCTGCCCTGAGGACAATCTTCACAACGGAGAAAATGCCGTTCTGCTCGCACGCCGGGCGCTCAAACTCGTCGCCGAGGTCGTGCAAAGTGATGAGCAGCCCTATGAAATGATCGATACCATGGCCGCCGCCCTTGCCCGCAACGGCGAGTTCAGGGAGGCTGAGCTTTGGCAGAAGCGTTGCATCACCATGCTTAACGAGGACAAGAACTTGCCTGAAGAAGACCGCAAGAAGCTTCAGGACGAATTCTCCACCCGCCTGAATCTCTACCAAAAGGCCACCCCCTTTGCCGAGCCTGATCCCAAGGGGGAGGATGGCGCCGAGCCCTTGCCGCAGGACACGATTCTTCAAGATGAGGGGCTTCCCGAGGGCAAACCGAGGCAAAAAACCACTCCCAAAGGTGGTCGTGGCACGGTGGTTTGA
- a CDS encoding polyprenyl synthetase family protein — protein sequence MSTVAVRSAALPPPIPGLNRRIRQPKKNIPQTKPERDQVLGWVRAYAEEQKLVPPVPLAELQEHTDKIMAIYAIDKIHRDYVGVLLANETWRESLATVPYEKRLLLMPKCLRVESKCPAPFDEFGLLCKQCGLCSIQDFQNEAEKLGYAVLVAEGSAIVMSLIQTGKIEAIVGISCLPVLERTFPYIEAAAIPAVAVPLLQDDCIDTLVDIDWVWDYIHLTSDDKTRRLNLNALHDEVKTWFSRESLDALMGPSRGHSDDIARDWLARAGKRWRPFLTVAAYQALREDAEGPISDTVKKAAIAVEIFHKASLVHDDIEDGDAERYGETTLHTEHGIPVALNIGDLLIGEGYRLLADNDAAAHIRSAAILVAAEGQRELCIGQGAELLWTRHPVALSSTQVLEIFRSKTAPAFEVALKVGAALAGQLDECADVLHAYSENLGIAYQIRDDLDDLGEDSAAGNEWNMRPSIVLSLLREKGKGEVKDQMEALWNGVAATKPDNATIRQWALDSGAHEKAMTLLESYKEAAIRSLQEVELPNLKGLLRRVIGKIFNELEIKGWCREFEQKNLNPELRAEAAKAAEHLVPNVAA from the coding sequence ATGTCCACCGTCGCCGTCCGTTCTGCCGCTCTGCCGCCGCCCATTCCCGGCCTGAACCGCCGCATCCGCCAGCCGAAGAAGAATATCCCGCAGACCAAGCCGGAACGTGATCAAGTCCTCGGCTGGGTGCGCGCGTATGCGGAGGAGCAGAAACTCGTCCCGCCGGTGCCTCTGGCAGAGCTTCAGGAGCACACGGATAAAATCATGGCCATCTACGCCATCGACAAAATTCACCGCGATTACGTCGGCGTCCTGCTTGCCAATGAAACCTGGCGCGAGTCCCTCGCCACGGTGCCGTATGAAAAACGTTTGCTGCTGATGCCGAAGTGCCTCCGCGTCGAAAGCAAATGCCCCGCGCCTTTCGATGAATTTGGACTGCTCTGCAAACAGTGCGGCCTGTGCTCCATCCAGGACTTCCAAAACGAGGCCGAGAAGCTCGGTTACGCCGTTCTCGTCGCTGAAGGCAGCGCCATCGTCATGTCGCTCATCCAGACCGGCAAGATCGAGGCGATCGTTGGCATTTCGTGCCTGCCCGTGCTGGAGCGCACCTTTCCCTACATCGAAGCCGCCGCCATTCCCGCCGTCGCTGTGCCGCTGCTGCAAGACGACTGCATCGACACCCTTGTCGATATCGACTGGGTCTGGGATTACATCCATCTCACCAGCGATGACAAAACTCGCCGCCTAAACCTCAACGCGCTTCACGACGAAGTGAAGACTTGGTTCAGCCGCGAATCTCTTGATGCACTCATGGGACCGTCTCGTGGCCACAGCGACGACATCGCTCGCGACTGGCTCGCCCGTGCCGGCAAACGCTGGCGTCCCTTCCTCACCGTCGCCGCCTATCAGGCTCTGCGTGAAGACGCTGAAGGTCCGATCTCCGACACGGTTAAAAAAGCCGCCATCGCCGTTGAAATCTTCCACAAAGCCTCGCTCGTCCACGATGACATCGAAGATGGTGATGCCGAACGCTACGGCGAGACTACGCTGCACACCGAGCACGGCATCCCCGTCGCCTTGAACATCGGCGATCTGCTCATTGGCGAAGGCTATCGCCTTCTCGCCGACAACGACGCTGCCGCGCACATCCGCAGCGCCGCCATTCTCGTTGCCGCCGAAGGGCAGCGTGAGCTGTGCATCGGCCAGGGGGCCGAATTGCTCTGGACGCGTCATCCCGTGGCTCTTAGCAGCACCCAGGTGCTCGAAATCTTCCGCAGTAAGACCGCGCCTGCCTTTGAAGTTGCTTTGAAAGTCGGTGCCGCCCTCGCAGGTCAGCTTGATGAGTGCGCCGACGTTCTCCACGCCTACAGCGAGAACCTCGGCATCGCTTATCAGATCCGCGACGATCTCGACGATCTCGGTGAAGACTCCGCCGCTGGCAACGAATGGAACATGCGTCCCAGCATCGTCCTCTCCCTTCTGCGCGAGAAAGGCAAAGGCGAGGTCAAAGACCAGATGGAAGCCCTCTGGAACGGTGTCGCCGCCACCAAGCCCGACAACGCCACCATCCGCCAATGGGCGCTCGACAGCGGTGCGCATGAAAAGGCGATGACCCTCCTCGAAAGCTACAAGGAAGCCGCCATCCGTTCCCTGCAGGAAGTCGAACTCCCCAACTTGAAAGGCCTTCTGCGACGCGTCATCGGCAAAATCTTCAACGAACTCGAAATCAAAGGCTGGTGCCGCGAATTCGAGCAGAAGAACCTCAATCCCGAACTCCGTGCCGAAGCCGCCAAAGCCGCCGAGCACCTCGTGCCGAACGTCGCGGCTTAA